One genomic segment of Plasmodium vivax chromosome 9, whole genome shotgun sequence includes these proteins:
- a CDS encoding hypothetical protein, conserved (encoded by transcript PVX_090945A) has translation MTVVRKLCSLVTALCLLERGAFAAGEVKAKQVTVTYTNASGFKSELKNFQYIFLNENEDNYYVKTSHIGELEIGDNLYFYKSFTKVINYFKYRIPTNIHFVFGYNDGDLILLKNNKKGIISKINYLFYSESGMKYMDRKNELYVKNDPFYIKKFSNYGFDDDDFEEEVDEPFDDGGPVGYDRGISENDDYDDYDDDFVKRAAICSVGGVGGASGRVGGGSPTFMPRKLLCYPSRRNNNELKATFLKNEQYNKQFELSLIYMSKENNLLLKKIASYFNTLVKLEFDKNNIAYYIYNKTIACNFKYHMQQLLKKKWKKQLEDKYLSYTDDQVTTNNSFLYNTTPQYKDHLGDNSILWKHTNKNLTQQCFEKCHKVFFNESEFNNCYKNDSYVYEMSLFKDHSIKPLRKAQVKNLSSLGRYIAMYYHGNDYVSILKDFTTYVYFRVKNVLDLVLFQDEENEVGFYYISFDKGKQLVHLFRCGLNSYQVNCKQISFIPYEHVASDIEPKVYLSTVQSDDMCTVFISTKTKLWKLYKDKDGSYNRKIIDSVKNTSEEYLGHINCYIVETTYERKLLYKYLKNISNVEENIVACSYFKHFTHFDNSLLISFIENSHFIQRTYHVVRDKDFIISSGRTKLTIQVNELFDICMLFFIILCVILSVYTIVRVLFSNKTKVGKMKHHFFDDTKNSCPSTVD, from the exons ATGACAGTGGTGCGCAAGCTGTGCAGCCTGGTGACGGCGCTGTGCCTGCTGGAGCGCGGGGCGTTCGCCGCGGGGGAGGTGAAGGCCAAGCAAGTCACCGTGACGTACACAAACGCAAGCGGATTTAAAAGCGAACTGAAAAATTTCCAGTACATTTTCCtaaacgaaaatgaagacAACTACTACGTGAAGACCTCACACATAGGCGAACTAGAAATTGGAGAcaacttatatttttacaaaagctTCACAAAAGTGATCAACTACTTTAAGTACCGCATCCCCACGAATATACACTTCGTTTTTGGGTACAATGATGGGGAcctaattttattaaagaaCAACAAGAAGGGGATCAtcagcaaaataaattacctCTTTTATAGTGAGTCTGGGATGAAGTACATGGATAGGAAGAACGAGTTGTACGTGAAGAATgatcctttttatataaaaaagttcaGCAACTATGGGTTTGACGACGACGACTTTGAGGAGGAGGTGGACGAGCCGTTTGATGACGGCGGGCCCGTGGGCTACGACCGCGGGATTAGCGAGAATGACGACTACGATGATTACGACGACGACTTTGTGAAGCGCGCCGCGATATGCAGCGtgggcggtgttggcggtgctAGCGGCAGAGTTGGCGGTGGCAGCCCCACGTTCATGCCCAGGAAACTCCTCTGCTACCCCTCCAGGCGGAACAACAACGAGCTGAAGGCGACCTTCCTGAAGAACGAGCAGTACAACAAGCAGTTCGAGCTAAGCCTCATCTACATGAGCAAAGAGAACAACCTCCTCCTGAAGAAAATAGCTAGCTACTTTAACACGCTGGTAAAGCTAGAATttgacaaaaataatattgcctactacatatataataagacAATTGCATGCAATTTTAAGTACCACATGCAGCAGCtcctgaagaagaagtggaagaagcagcTGGAGGATAAGTACCTGTCTTATACGGACGACCAGGTGACGACTAACAATAGCTTCCTTTACAATACGACGCCGCAGTATAAGGACCACCTAGGAGACAACAGCATCTTGTGGAAGCACACGAATAAGAATTTGACTCAGCAATGCTTCGAAAAATGCCATAAGGTTTTTTTCAACGAGAGCGAATTTAACAACTGCTATAAGAACGATAGCTACGTGTATGAGATGTCTCTCTTTAAGGACCACTCCATCAAGCCGCTCAGAAAAGCTCAGGTGAAAAATCTCTCCTCCCTGGGAAGGTACATTGCTATGTATTACCACGGTAATGACTACGTATCCATTCTGAAAGACTTTACAACGTATGTGTACTTCCGAGTGAAGAACGTGCTAGATTTGGTTCTCTTTCAAGATGAGGAAAACGAAGTTGGGTTCTACTACATATCCTTTGACAAAGGGAAACAGCTCGTTCACCTCTTCAGGTGTGGACTCAATTCATACCAAGTGAATTGCAAACAAATTTCTTTCATTCCTTATGAGCACGTTGCATCTGATATCGAACCCAAGGTGTATCTCTCGACGGTGCAAAGTGATGATATGTGCACCGTTTTTATAAGCACCAAGACGAAGCTTTGGAAGTTATACAAGGATAAGGATGGAAgttataatagaaaaattatagatTCGGTGAAGAACACCAGTGAGGAGTACCTGGGCCACATTAACTGCTACATCGTTGAGACGACCTACGAACGGAAGCTGCTCTACAAGTATTTGAAGAATATCTCAAATGTAGAGGAGAACATCGTCGCTTGCTCCTACTTTAAGCACTTTACCCATTTTGACAACTCCCTGCTGATCTCCTTCATCGAGAATAGCCACTTCATCCAGCGTACCTACCACGTGGTTCGGGACAAGGACTTCATCATCTCCAGCGGAAGGACCAAGCTCACCATACAAGTCAACGAGCTCTTCGACATCTGCAtgctcttcttcatcatcctcTGCGTCATCCTCAGCGTCTACACCATAGTGCGGGTGCTATTCTCCAA CAAAACGAAGGTGGGCAAGATGAAGCACCACTTCTTCGATGACACGAAGAATAGCTGCCCGTCGACGGTTGACTAG
- a CDS encoding 40S ribosomal protein S4, putative (encoded by transcript PVX_090950A), with the protein MGKGIKKHMKRVNAPSHWMLNKMGGQYAPKTSSGPHRLIESIPLVILLRNRLKYALTFDEVKMILIQKIVKVDNKIRTDCTFPVGLMDVIHITKSNEYFRLLYDIKGRFVPHRITNEESKYKLCKVKKMILRKGRLSIAVTHDGRSIPYIHPDVKVNDTVRLDLETGKVLEHLKFQIGSMVMVTAGHSVGRVGIISSIDKNIGTYDIIHVKDSRGKIFATRLSNVFVIGDNSKPYISLPREKGIKLDIIEERRNKLKAQNN; encoded by the exons ATG ggtAAAGGAATAAAGAAGCACATGAAGAGAGTCAATGCGCCCTCGCATTGGATGTTGAACAAAATGGGCGGCCAGTATGCGCCCAAAACGAGTAGCGGTCCCCACAGGCTCATCGAAAGTATCCCCCTGGTAATTTTGTTACGAAACAGACTGAAGTATGCCCTAACATTTGACGAAGTGAAAATGATATTAATTCagaaaattgtaaaagtGGACAACAAGATAAGAACCGATTGCACATTCCCTGTTGGTCTTATGGACGTTATTCATATTACCAAGTCGAACGAATATTTTAGACTCCTGTACGACATTAAAGGAAGATTTGTCCCCCACCGAATTACCAATGAGGAGAGCAAATACAAATTGTgcaaggtgaaaaaaatgattttgaGAAAAGGACGATTATCCATTGCCGTTACCCATGATGGTAGGAGCATTCCATACATTCACCCAGACGTTAAGGTGAACGATACGGTTCGATTAGACTTAGAAACCGGGAAAGTGCTGGAACATTTAAAATTCCAAATCGGCAGTATGGTTATGGTCACAGCTGGACACAGTGTTGGAAGAGTTGGTATCATTTCCTCCATCGATAAGAACATAGGAACGTATGATATTATTCACGTGAAGGACTCcaggggaaaaatatttgccaCTCGTTTGAGCAACGTGTTTGTCATTGGGGATAATTCGAAGCCGTATATCAGTTTACCCCGTGAGAAGGGAATCAAGTTGGACATCATTGAGGAGAGAAGGAACAAGCTGAAGGCGCAGAACAACTAG